From the Candidatus Delongbacteria bacterium genome, the window AGGGCCGTCAGCTCGCGCTCGTTGCGCATGCCGCGGTCGCTGATGGGCTTGATGATGTAGGCCAGCACAATGGTCACCAGCAGCGTGACCGCCCCGAAAAGCCAGCCGCCCCAGGTCGCCAGTCCGCTTTCACCCAGCATGTCCGACTCCTTCCAGCAAGCCCCTCACGTAAGCGTCACCTCTGTCCCCGCCCCATTCATGGCGACCGCGCCATTGCGCACGTAGATACCCTTGGTCGCCCCGCCCGTCACGGCGAACCACTCGCCGTCGTCCACCTGGAGCTGGGTTGGCATGGACGTGAAGGAACGCAGCCGGACCTTGCCGGCCGTGGCATTGAGGATCTTGCCCGTGGGAAGCGTGGCCGTTGAGCCCGAGGCGGTGAGGATGCCGCCCGAGACCCTGGTCAGGCTGCTGACGCTGCTAGCCAGCTGCGTGGCGCCCACCGCGCCGGAAGCCAGTTGGGCGCTGCCCACCGCGCCGGTGGCGATCTTGGTGGACGAAACGGCCCCATCGGCGATGTTGGCCGCCTCCACGCCGTTCTTGTCGATCTGCTTGGATCCCACCGTGTCCAGCAGGGCCAGCGATCCCCGATTCTTGATGGAGGGCGATGCCAGGTTGAGGTCGCCACCCGCCAGATTCCCCGCCTTGATGCGGGCGTAAGTGGCGCCGTCGGCGATGGCGTCCAGCGTGGTCCCTTCCACCAGGAGACTGGGCGTCCAGGCCGGCAACCACTCGCCCGGTGCCGCCTGCACGGCGTCCACATAGGCCACGCCGATGGCCGTGCCGGCCCCGTCGGTGATGCCGAAGCGTAGCCGCACAAAGCGCGTGCCGGCGGGCAGCGTGCTCTTCTTCAGCTGGGCCATGTACTGTGTGAAGTCTGTGGCCAAGCCGGCATGGTCGGCCCATACAACCTCCGAGCCCAGGTCGGTGCCCAGCACGCTGAAGCAGTGGACCTCCGCCTTCAGGCTCGCAGCACCCGTGAAGGCCTCGCCCGACACCCAGCAGGAGAGCATGAGAGACGTGGCGAAGTGCTGCACGTCGATGGCGTTGGACCATCCGCACCAGAAGTCGGCACCCAGCGCCTCGATGCGCATGGTGTAGCCGCCCAGGAAGACGCGGTTGGTGGACTGGGTGGCGCTTCCCGTGGCCATTACACCCAGGCTCCGGTCTCGAAGGAGCCGTTGATCACCAGGTTGACGGTGGAGAGCTCTGAAAAGACGCCGGCATCCACCTTGTCGCGCGTGACGGCTCCGGTGGCGAGCTTGGCCACCGTCACGGAGTCCGTTGCCAGCTGGTTCGTTCCGATGGCCCCGGCTGCTACATGGCCAGCCCCCACGGCGCCAGAGGCGAGCTTGGTGCCTGAGACCGCGCCATCCGCCAGACGGTCCGTGGCCACGGCTCCAGGAGCGAGCTTGGCGGTTCCCACCGCCCCATCGATGAGCTGAGTTTGCCCCACGGCCGCACTGCCGATCTTGGCCTGGGTGATGGCCGCATCGGCGAGCTTGGTGGTGCCGACGGAGGCGTCGGCCAGGTTGCTGGAGCCCACGGCCGCCGCGCCCAGCTTGGCTCCCGTGACCGCCCCGTCGGCCAGTTTGGCGCTCGTCACGGCGCTGGCGCCCAGCTCCGTCGACCCCACTACACCTGCCGCGATCTTGCCGCTAGTCACCGCACCCGTGGCGATCTTGCTGGAGCCCACCGACCCATCGACGATCTTGGCTGCGGAGACAGAGCCGTCCGAGAGCTTCGTGCCCGTCACCGCTCCCGTGGCCAGCTTGCCGCCCGTCACCGCCGCATCCTGCAGGGCGCCCTCGGCCACCTTGGCCGCACCAATGAGGCCCTGAGCCGTCACCACCGTGGAGCCATCCGCCAGATGCACCAGGGGCGTGCCGCTGCCCAGGGCGATGGAGCCGTCCGCTTGACGCTGCAGGGCGTTGGAGGTCAGCTTGCCCAGTGAGGCCGTGTCCGCCGCCAGGCGCGTGTTGTCCACGGCACCCGTGGCAATCTTGGCCGTGGAGACCGCAGCATCGGCCACCTTGGCCGTGGTGATGGCCGCCGCGCCCAGTTTGTTCGTCGTCACAGCGCTGTCGGCGAGCTTGGTCTCGGTGACGGCGCCGGTGCCCAGTTTGGTGTCCGTGACGGCCCCGTTTCCAAGCTGCTGGGGCCCCACGGCCGAGTTGGCCAGTTTGGTCTGCGTCACCGCCCCGTCGGCGATCTTGGGGTAGGTCACCGCGCCGTCGGCGATGGATGACTGGGCCACCTTGCTGGGCGCGATGTTGCCGCTCGAGTCGGTCAAGTCCATCAAGCGCCGTGGTGGGTTGACGGGCGAGTTCCACTCGTCCGTGCCCTTCATCTCCCAAATGGTGTTGGTGATGTTGGGATCCGCCTCGCCGGAGATGACCGCCTTCTTCACCAGGGCATTACGGCCCAGGGCCCCCACCGTGTTGCGCCGGCTGTAGAGGACCTTGAACTGGGTGACGCCCGCGGCAGGCTGGGCCGAGAGCTTGACGAAGACCGTCGAGAGCGGCACCGCTCCGCCGTCGTTCATCCACCAGCCCGCGCCCAAGCCGGAGCCGGTCTGCGCATCGCCCGGCGTGACTGACGTCGTGCCGTTCTGGTTCAGGCAGATGCCCGTCACGGTGACCGGATTGCCACCGGCGTCGAGCAGGTCGCCGCCGGCCGCGTTCAAGAGGTCAAAGAGCCCGGCCAGGGAATCACCGACCTCGCCGATGTTGATGGCCGCGCCGGCCGCCTGGTAGCCCAGGCGGTAGGTGTAGACCCCGCCGCCCGCGCTGTGGATGGACGCTACCGGGATGCCGTCGTCCTCATGGGGCTCGGCGATGGCCCGTGCGTGCAGGGCCGCGGCGTTGCGGATGGCCGTGTCCACGACCGTGCCGTCGGAGGCCTTCAGGTCCGAGGTCACCTTGCCCGAGGCCGTGTCGATCAGGACCCGCACGCCGCCCGGCGCGCCGGCATCCTCCTGCACCAGATTGCCCTTCACCCGGCCGTCCGTGCGCAGGGCGGCGAGCTTGCCCTGTGAGGCGGAGTCCAGCTTGGTTTCGGGCAGGATGCCGTCGGCGATTTTCGATGGCAGGTCGATGCGCGCCAGGTTGGTGTTGGGCAGCTCGCCCACCACCTTGGTGACTAGGTTCACCGAGCCGTCGGCGATCTTGGTCGTGCCCACCGCCCCATCGGCCAGCTTGGGATTCTCCACCGCTCCGTCCTGGATGGAGCCGGGCGTTACCTGGCCACCGGGATTTACATCCTTGACGCGCCTGTAGACCACGCCGTCCGACACCAGATCCAGCGAGTCCTGCTCTTTCAGGCCGTAGGGCGTCCAGTGGGTAGGAAAGGAACCCTGCTCGGCCTTGACCGCGTCCACATAGGCCGTGCCCGACGCCAAGGCGCCGTCCCAACCGAAGGAGAGCTTGAGGAAGGCCGTGCCGAGCGGCAGCTCGCCCGCGTCCCCCAGCTTGGTCATGTCGAAGGAGCGCCAGTAGCGCGTGAATTGGGTCTCGCCCGACTGGGTCAGCACGGTCCAGTCGAGGCTCGCCAGGGGCGTCAGGTCGGCGAGGTAGGGCGTGACCCGGGCGTAGAAGGTGCCGGCATTCCGCAGATGCATGCGCATGTAGGCCGAAACGCAGGCCTTCGTCAGCCCGCGCAGGTCGATGTAGTTGACCTTGCTCAGGTCCGTCGCCACCGGGCCGCCCTGGGCCTGGATCTTCATCGAGTAGCCACCAAACACCGAACAGTCGCTTGACCGCGTGATCAGTTCCATCTCGTCCTCCTACCAGACACGTTCTTCGAACGAACCGCCCCATTGCAGGTTGGCCGCGTTGTCTCTCTCATCCTCGCCCGTGGTAGCCACGAGGCTGCGGCTGTAGCCCCGGTAGCGCCCCTCCACAGTCTCCTGCCGCACGCGGAAGGCGTAACTGGTCCCTCCCAGAAGACCAGTCACCACCAGCCGGCGCGCTTGGAGGTCCCGGGTCTCGGCAACGTCCCGCCAAACCGGGCTGCCTGCAGCTTGGGCTTGGGCCACCACCCGATGCCCCGCAAAGCCGTCCGCCGGGTGCGTCCAGGCGAGCTCCACGTCCAGGCCATCCGCCACCGCCGAGAGCAGGATGACGGGCGGAGGTACCACGTGCTCCAGGCGCCGTCGGAACGTGGACCGATCCCCCACGTCGATGGAGAGCCGGGACTGGTTCACCAGGTGCAGAGGTCGGAACAGGAGGGCGTAGTTGGAGTCGCGCAGGCCGCCCAGGCTGAGCACGCCCGTCTCCGGGATGGTGCCCGTGCGAACGAGCAGGCCATGCTGCCGGCCGCCCCGGTCCACCAGGAACAGATTGTCCTGGAGGACGAAGACCGCGCCGACCGGCAGGCCGCTCTGGACCAGCGTGGCCATCACGCACTCGCCTGCAGCTCTTCCAGGGTCTTGACGACCGTGGTGAACTGCTCCTGGGTGGGCGCCTCAGCCAAGAGCCGCTGGATCTGGAAGACCTGCTCTTCCAGGTCCGTGGCCATGCGGTCACGCTCCACTTCGAAACGGGATCGATCCTGACTGCGCCGGCGCGCCAGGATCTGGGCCAGGGTCTCG encodes:
- a CDS encoding fibronectin type III domain-containing protein; this encodes MATLVQSGLPVGAVFVLQDNLFLVDRGGRQHGLLVRTGTIPETGVLSLGGLRDSNYALLFRPLHLVNQSRLSIDVGDRSTFRRRLEHVVPPPVILLSAVADGLDVELAWTHPADGFAGHRVVAQAQAAGSPVWRDVAETRDLQARRLVVTGLLGGTSYAFRVRQETVEGRYRGYSRSLVATTGEDERDNAANLQWGGSFEERVW